In Lemur catta isolate mLemCat1 chromosome 1, mLemCat1.pri, whole genome shotgun sequence, one DNA window encodes the following:
- the ICAM5 gene encoding intercellular adhesion molecule 5 yields the protein MPGPSPGLRRALLGLWAALGLGLLGLSAVAQEPFWADLQPRVALVERGGSLWLNCSTNCPRPERGGLETSLRRNGTQRGLRWLARQLVDIREPETQPVCFFRCARRTLQARGLIRTFQRPDRVELVPLPPWQPVGENFTLSCRVPGAGPRGSLTLTLLRGTQELIRRSFAGEPPRARGAVLTATVLARREDHGANFSCRAELDLRPHGLGLFENSSAPRELRTFSLSPDTPRLTAPRLLEVGSEKPVTCALDGLFPASEARVYLALGDQRLSPDVTLEGDALMATATATASAEQEGAKQLVCSVTLGGESRETRENLTIYSFPEPLLTLSEPSVPEGKMVTVTCAAGAQALVTLEGILAAVPGQPAQLQLNATDDDDRREFFCAATLEVDGETLSKNRSAELRVLYAPRLDDSDCPRSWTWPEGPEQTLRCEARGNPAPSVHCARRDGGAVLALGLLGPVTRALAGVYRCTAANVQGQAVKDVMLTVEYAPALDSVGCPERITWLEGTEASLICVAHGVPPPNVSCVRSGEGGALMEGLLRVAREHAGTYRCEATNARGSAAKNVAVTVEYGPSFEELSCPSNWTWVEGSGRLFSCEVDGKPEPSVECVGSGGVSEGVLLPLAPPDAGPRGPGTPSDLAPGIYVCNATNRHGSMVKTVVVSAESPPQMDESTCPSHQTWLEGAEAAALACAARGRPSPGVRCSREGVPWPERQLVSREDAGTYSCVATNAHGTDSRMVTVGVEYRPVVAELAASPPGGVRPGGNFTLTCRAEAWPPAQISWRAPPGALNIGLSSNNSTLSVAGAMGSHGGEYECSATNAHGRHARRITVRVAGPWLWVAVGGAAGGAALLAAGAGLAFYVQSTACKKGEYNVQEAESSGEAVCLNGAGGSASGNAGAEGGPEAGDTAESPAGGEVFAIQLTST from the exons ATGCCAGGGCCTTCACCAGGGCTGCGCCGGGCGCTACTCGGTCTctgggctgccctgggcctggggctcctCGGCCTCTCAG CGGTCGCGCAGGAGCCCTTCTGGGCGGACCTGCAGCCCCGCGTGGCGCTTGTGGAGCGCGGGGGCTCGCTGTGGCTGAATTGCAGCACTAACTGCCCTCGGCCGGAACGCGGTGGCCTGGAGACCTCGCTGCGCCGAAACGGGACCCAGAGGGGGTTGCGCTGGTTGGCCCGGCAGCTGGTGGACATCCGCGAGCCGGAGACCCAGCCCGTCTGCTTCTTCCGCTGCGCGCGGCGCACACTACAGGCGCGTGGGCTCATTCGCACTTTCC AGCGGCCGGATCGCGTAGAGCTGGTGCCGCTGCCTCCGTGGCAGCCCGTGGGCGAGAATTTCACCCTGAGCTGCAGGGTCCCCGGCGCCGGGCCCCGTGGAAGCCTCACTCTGACCCTGCTGCGGGGCACCCAAGAGCTGATCCGCCGCAGCTTCGCCGGCGAGCCACCCCGAGCGCGGGGCGCAGTGCTCACAGCTACTGTACTGGCTCGGAGGGAGGACCATGGGGCCAATTTCTCGTGCCGCGCGGAGCTGGATCTGCGGCCACACGGCCTGGGACTGTTTGAAAACAGCTCGGCCCCCAGAGAGCTCCGAACCTTTT CCCTGTCCCCGGACACCCCGCGCCTCACTGCTCCCCGGCTCTTGGAAGTAGGTTCTGAAAAGCCCGTGACCTGCGCCCTGGACGGACTGTTTCCGGCCTCAGAGGCCAGGGTGTACCTAGCGCTGGGGGACCAGAGGCTGAGTCCTGATGTCACCCTGGAGGGGGACGCACTCATGGCCACTGCCACAGCCACAGCTAGCGCCGAGCAGGAGGGTGCCAAGCAGCTGGTCTGCAGCGTGACCCTGGGGGGCGAAAGCCGCGAGACCCGGGAGAACCTGACCATTTACA GCTTCCCCGAGCCCCTCCTGACCCTGAGCGAGCCCAGCGTCCCCGAGGGGAAGATGGTGACAGTAACCTGCGCAGCCGGAGCCCAAGCCCTGGTCACACTGGAGGGAATTCTAGCCGCGGTCCCGGGGCAGCCTGCCCAGCTACAGCTAAATGCCACCGACGACGACGACAGGCGCGAATTCTTCTGCGCCGCCACCCTCGAGGTGGACGGTGAGACCCTGAGCAAGAACAGGAGCGCTGAGCTTCGCGTCCTAT ACGCCCCTCGGCTGGACGATTCGGACTGTCCCAGGAGCTGGACGTGGCCCGAGGGCCCAGAACAGACGCTGCGCTGCGAGGCCCGTGGAAACCCAGCGCCCTCGGTGCACTGCGCGCGGCGAGACGGCGGGGCCGTGTTGGCGTTGGGGCTGCTGGGTCCTGTCACTCGCGCACTCGCCGGTGTTTACCGCTGCACAGCGGCCAATGTCCAGGGCCAGGCGGTCAAGGACGTGATGCTGACGGTGGAAT ACGCGCCAGCACTGGACAGCGTGGGCTGCCCCGAACGCATTACTTGGCTGGAAGGAACAGAGGCCTCGCTGATTTGTGTGGCGCACGGGGTCCCACCGCCCAACGTGAGCTGTGTTCGGTCTGGGGAGGGCGGGGCTCTCATGGAGGGCCTGCTGCGTGTGGCCCGGGAGCACGCGGGCACTTACCGCTGTGAAGCCACCAATGCTCGAGGCTCTGCCGCCAAAAATGTGGCTGTCACGGTGGAAT ATGGCCCCAGTTTTGAGGAGCTGAGCTGCCCCAGTAATTGGACGTGGGTGGAAGGATCTGGTCGACTGTTTTCCTGTGAGGTCGACGGCAAGCCAGAGCCCAGCGTGGAGTGCGTCGGCTCTGGGGGCGTCAGTGAGGGGGTGCTGCTGCCGCTGGCACCCCCAGACGCTGGTCCCAGAGGCCCTGGCACCCCTAGTGATCTGGCACCTGGTATCTACGTTTGTAATGCCACCAACCGGCACGGCTCCATGGTCAAAACAGTCGTCGTGAGCGCAGAGT CGCCACCACAAATGGATGAGTCCACCTGCCCAAGTCACCAGACCTGGCTGGAGGGGGCTGAGGCTGCCGCGCTGGCCTGCGCCGCCCGGGGTCGCCCCTCCCCAGGAGTGCGCTGCTCCCGGGAAGGTGTGCCCTGGCCGGAGCGGCAGCTCGTGTCCCGAGAAGACGCGGGCACCTATAGCTGTGTGGCCACCAATGCGCATGGCACAGACTCCCGGATGGTCACCGTGGGTGTGGAAT ACCGGCCGGTGGTGGCAGAGCTGGCCGCCTCGCCTCCCGGAGGCGTGAGGCCAGGCGGGAACTTCACCTTGACCTGCCGCGCAGAAGCCTGGCCTCCAGCCCAGATCAGCTGGCGCGCGCCCCCAGGGGCCCTCAACATCGGCCTGTCAAGCAACAACAGCACGCTGAGCGTGGCGGGTGCCATGGGAAGCCACGGCGGCGAGTACGAGTGCTCAGCCACCAACGCGCACGGGCGCCATGCGCGGCGCATCACGGTGCGCGTGGCCG GTCCGTGGCTGTGGGTCGCCGTGGGTGGCGCCGCGGG